Proteins from one Impatiens glandulifera chromosome 2, dImpGla2.1, whole genome shotgun sequence genomic window:
- the LOC124927290 gene encoding probable WRKY transcription factor 75: MENYQLLFPSSSSGNMLNSYIDYRESHGNGFIGLMQSMGVIDSDHTHMLTSDSSKRNNMDIDDEDDDYEEEEKSVGKTVIKKEEKKKKNKTTKEPRYAFETRSQVDILDDGYRWRKYGQKAVKNNKFPRSYYRCTQQGCNVKKQVQRLSRDEGIVVTTYEGIHSHPLDKSTDNFENILTQLQIYSTSH; the protein is encoded by the exons ATGGAAAACTACCAACTTCTCTTCCCAAGTTCATCATCGGGGAACATGCTGAATTCTTATATTGATTATCGCGAAAGCCATGGTAATGGGTTTATCGGGTTGATGCAAAGCATGGGAGTCATTGATTCCGATCATACCCATATGTTGACTAGTGATAGTTCGAAGAGAAACAATATGGATATTGATGACGAAGATGATGACTACGAAGAAGAGGAGAAATCTGTGGGGAAGACGGTGATtaagaaggaggagaagaagaaaaagaataagaCAACTAAGGAACCTAGGTATGCATTTGAGACAAGGAGCCAAGTTGACATCCTAGATGATGGATATCGATGGAGGAAATATGGTCAAAAGGCCGTCAAGAACAACAAATTTCCAAG GAGCTATTATAGGTGCACCCAACAAGGTTGCAATGTGAAGAAACAAGTACAACGGTTATCAAGAGATGAAGGAATAGTTGTCACAACTTATGAAGGAATACATTCTCATCCACTTGACAAATCCACCGACAATTTTGAGAACATCTTGACACAATTGCAAATCTATTCCACTTCCCATTAG